The Pseudofrankia inefficax genome window below encodes:
- a CDS encoding lantibiotic dehydratase: MATGAAELSWSPVGLLRITTEPGGLDLPESLDLSPTAPVGPLLVWLTTTWKRAEIREALVSASPALCAQIETVLADSGAAPARVRRVAASLASYLLRWQRRQTPFGLFAGVGPARFESAAAKVRCGTGHRYAVRADAGWLGEVTARLGPCPELAARIPVVACNAIVRRGGRLVAPGTAPDAGPPGEAALEVSVRATGPVVFALDAATAPVPLDELRELLASRFPAASADQLDGVLRGLVGNRFLISALRVPISEPDALRAVCQVLQDVDAAAIAEVADLVGELYAIRDALPADPVDTVPAGVSARMIAQAPAARSPLLIDTVADCEAEIPPAVAREIRDAVTVLYRLSPHPFGHPAWREYHNAFRARYGTGALVPVLDLVADSGLGLPAGFLGSARETPPRQLSERDEKVMALVQEAMASGGELLVTDAVIAGLCADSGAGPVLPPRTEVAFEIHAWTVAQLQAGRFTLEVTGTPRPASSMAARHAYLLPPEEFAAVRRTFEPGEPGLVAAQLSFAPRRQRSENVTRNGRWSPKLISLAEHRRPGADVIDLSDLAVTADDQGFDLIQLSTGDRVAPLVPNALEASVHTPPLARFLAEVSIATCAMYGSFSFGAASRLPYLPRVRYRRTILSPARWLLDAAQLPGRRAAPAEWEQALAGWRAHWQVPDHVALVEHDRRQPVDLRHPAHRHLLRSRLQSARRLELRETAPPEQLGWIGRAHELLLPLTRVERDVVPVSRKRPSSRPVLAAALRLPAASSVVAARLYAHPERFDDILADHLPRLLRRLSGDPAWWFHRYRNLQDHQGDQYLALFVDVGEPGAYAAAAGQLADWAEELDRERLAAQLTFASWQPPTGRYGHGAALDAALGAFRADSAAALAQIRAARTGTDPQALTALSFLDLASAFAGDAATGREWLLDTVPQSHGPLDRALRCQVIALAEGPGPLAEMPAGRAVTAAWQDRAAALTTYARELVSQREPAGVLGPLLHLHHLRTVGADPDAERVTGRLARALALHAQAIHANG; this comes from the coding sequence ATGGCGACGGGGGCGGCAGAGCTGTCCTGGAGCCCGGTCGGGCTGTTGCGGATCACGACCGAACCAGGAGGGCTTGATCTCCCGGAATCCCTGGATCTGTCCCCCACTGCTCCCGTCGGCCCGCTTCTCGTGTGGCTGACGACGACCTGGAAGCGCGCGGAGATCCGTGAGGCTTTGGTCTCCGCGAGTCCCGCGCTGTGCGCGCAGATCGAGACGGTCCTCGCCGACAGCGGAGCGGCTCCCGCCCGCGTCCGGCGGGTGGCGGCGTCGCTGGCGTCGTACCTGCTTCGCTGGCAGCGTCGGCAGACGCCGTTCGGCCTGTTCGCCGGGGTCGGCCCCGCGCGGTTCGAGAGCGCGGCGGCGAAGGTTCGCTGCGGCACTGGCCACCGGTACGCGGTCCGGGCGGATGCTGGCTGGCTCGGTGAGGTGACCGCTCGGCTCGGGCCGTGCCCCGAGCTGGCTGCCCGGATACCGGTCGTGGCCTGCAATGCCATCGTCCGGCGAGGTGGCCGCCTGGTCGCTCCCGGAACCGCGCCGGACGCAGGCCCGCCCGGGGAGGCGGCGCTGGAGGTTTCTGTCCGGGCGACCGGCCCCGTGGTCTTCGCTCTTGACGCGGCGACCGCCCCGGTTCCGCTCGACGAGCTTCGCGAGCTGCTCGCGTCCCGGTTCCCGGCCGCCAGCGCTGACCAGCTAGATGGGGTCCTTCGCGGCCTGGTCGGCAACCGGTTTCTGATCAGCGCGCTGCGGGTTCCGATTAGCGAACCGGACGCGCTGCGCGCCGTCTGCCAGGTCCTCCAGGACGTTGATGCGGCGGCCATCGCCGAGGTCGCGGACCTGGTCGGCGAGCTGTACGCGATCCGCGACGCCTTGCCCGCGGACCCGGTCGACACCGTCCCGGCCGGGGTCAGTGCACGAATGATCGCCCAGGCCCCGGCGGCGCGGTCACCGCTGCTGATCGACACGGTCGCCGACTGTGAGGCCGAGATCCCGCCCGCGGTCGCTCGCGAGATCCGGGACGCCGTGACCGTGCTCTATCGCCTTTCGCCCCACCCGTTCGGGCATCCGGCCTGGCGGGAGTACCACAACGCGTTCCGCGCCCGCTACGGCACGGGCGCCCTGGTCCCGGTCCTCGACCTGGTCGCGGACAGCGGCTTGGGGTTGCCGGCCGGGTTCCTCGGCTCGGCGCGTGAGACGCCGCCACGCCAGCTGAGTGAACGTGACGAAAAGGTGATGGCGCTCGTCCAGGAGGCGATGGCCAGCGGCGGTGAACTGCTCGTGACCGACGCGGTGATTGCCGGGCTGTGCGCGGACAGTGGTGCTGGTCCGGTGCTGCCGCCGCGTACTGAGGTGGCCTTCGAGATCCACGCGTGGACCGTCGCGCAGCTCCAGGCCGGCCGGTTCACGCTGGAGGTCACTGGCACCCCCCGCCCGGCGAGCAGCATGGCCGCACGACACGCTTACCTGCTGCCACCGGAAGAGTTCGCGGCGGTTCGTCGGACGTTCGAGCCGGGCGAGCCGGGGCTGGTGGCGGCGCAGTTGTCGTTCGCACCGCGTCGCCAGCGCAGCGAGAACGTCACCCGCAATGGTCGGTGGAGCCCGAAACTGATTTCCCTCGCTGAGCATCGGCGGCCTGGCGCAGATGTGATCGACCTGTCGGACCTGGCAGTCACAGCCGATGACCAGGGCTTCGACCTGATCCAGCTCTCGACCGGCGATCGGGTCGCGCCCCTGGTGCCGAACGCGCTGGAGGCCAGCGTCCATACGCCGCCTCTAGCCCGGTTCCTCGCCGAGGTGTCGATCGCTACGTGTGCGATGTACGGGTCGTTCTCCTTCGGAGCCGCGTCCCGCCTGCCGTACCTGCCGCGGGTCCGCTACCGGCGCACGATCCTGTCCCCGGCCCGCTGGCTGCTCGACGCCGCCCAGCTCCCCGGGCGCCGCGCCGCTCCCGCCGAGTGGGAGCAGGCCCTGGCCGGCTGGCGCGCGCACTGGCAGGTCCCGGACCACGTCGCACTTGTCGAGCACGATCGGCGCCAGCCCGTCGACTTGCGACACCCGGCCCACCGGCACCTATTGCGCAGTCGTCTCCAAAGCGCTCGACGGCTGGAACTGCGCGAGACCGCGCCGCCCGAGCAACTCGGCTGGATCGGGCGCGCCCACGAACTCCTCTTACCCCTGACCCGCGTCGAACGGGACGTCGTTCCAGTCTCGCGCAAGCGTCCATCGTCGCGGCCCGTACTGGCTGCCGCCCTTCGCCTTCCGGCGGCCTCATCGGTCGTCGCGGCCCGGCTGTACGCCCATCCGGAACGGTTCGACGACATACTCGCCGATCATCTCCCCCGCCTGCTTCGCCGGCTCTCTGGCGACCCGGCGTGGTGGTTCCATCGGTATCGCAACCTGCAAGACCATCAGGGTGACCAGTACCTGGCGCTGTTCGTGGACGTCGGTGAACCAGGCGCCTATGCGGCAGCCGCAGGCCAGCTCGCGGACTGGGCCGAAGAACTGGACCGTGAGAGGCTGGCCGCGCAGCTGACCTTCGCCAGCTGGCAGCCACCCACTGGCCGTTACGGTCACGGCGCCGCGCTCGATGCCGCCCTGGGCGCATTCAGGGCCGACTCGGCCGCCGCGCTCGCCCAGATCCGCGCCGCCCGCACCGGGACAGATCCCCAGGCGCTGACGGCGCTGAGCTTCCTCGACCTCGCCTCGGCGTTCGCCGGCGACGCGGCCACCGGGCGGGAGTGGCTGTTGGACACGGTGCCCCAGAGCCACGGCCCTCTCGATCGAGCTCTTCGCTGCCAGGTCATCGCGCTCGCCGAGGGACCCGGACCACTCGCTGAGATGCCCGCGGGCCGTGCGGTGACCGCCGCCTGGCAGGACCGCGCCGCCGCGCTTACCACCTACGCCAGAGA
- a CDS encoding FxLD family lanthipeptide, protein MTFQPSGGATALLDRPVDEDEFTLDVRVILSARSPLSGDCPTNDGCGETCKDGASACQSVANNVF, encoded by the coding sequence ATGACCTTCCAGCCCTCCGGCGGCGCCACCGCGCTGCTCGACCGGCCCGTGGACGAGGACGAGTTCACCCTCGACGTCCGGGTCATCCTCTCCGCCCGGTCGCCGCTGAGCGGCGACTGCCCGACCAATGACGGTTGCGGTGAGACCTGCAAGGACGGCGCGAGCGCCTGTCAGTCGGTGGCCAACAACGTGTTCTGA